A stretch of Colletotrichum lupini chromosome 2, complete sequence DNA encodes these proteins:
- a CDS encoding aspartate aminotransferase, with protein sequence MGSLAVQSHFSSLIEAPYDEAFVVMQSVAADPTPDKVNLGLGVYRDDDAQPWTLPSVKKAQAQIQDNHDYLPVAGLPTFIEAARKLLLGDVLEAVKSRLTTVQTIAGSGAIHMGALFLDKAVRPENVWISDPSWASHEQIWENASPKTQRRFYPYFNHKTKSLDLEGMVRTLRRDAQPGDIIILQACAHNPTGCDPTQKEWNIIADICEELGIIPFMDIAYQGFASGDDHHDAWAVRHFVGRGTMEVLVAQSFSKSFGLYGHRVGALHILAHDSAAVPAIKSNLLQFIGSEYLTPSAWGARIVSTILNDPELTKEWRQDLRKMNARVKSMRAFLFVELTKRGTPGSWRHIIDQIGMFSYTGLTASQVKTMREKHHIYLLSTGRASISGLNSKNVFRVAEAIDQVVRGDAGV encoded by the exons ATGGGTTCCTTAGCTGTGCAGTCGCACTTTTCTAGCCTGATTGAGGCTCCTTACGATGAAGCATTCGTTGTCATGCAGTCAGTTGCAGCAGACCCCACGCCTGATAAGGTCAACCTCGGTCTTGGCGTCTACAGGGACGACGATGCACAGCCTTGGACATTACCGTCCGTCAAAAAG GCCCAAGCGCAGATCCAAGACAACCACGATTATCTACCCGTTGCCGGACTTCCAACATTCATCGAAGCTGCTAGAAAACTCCTCCTTGGAGATGTCCTTGAGGCTGTCAAGAGTCGCTTGACCACCGTACAGACCATTGCTGGATCCGGGGCCATTCACATGGGAGCCTTGTTCTTAGACAAGGCAGTCAGACCTGAGAACGTCTGGATCTCAGATCCATCCTGGGCAAGCCATGAGCAAATCTGGGAGAATGCTTCACCAAAGACTCAACGCCGATTCTATCCATACTTTAATCACAAGACCAAGTCGCTCGATCTGGAAGGTATGGTGAGGACGCTTAGACGAGACGCACAACCGGGCGACATCATTATTCTGCAAGCCTGTGCCCATAACCCGACGGGTTGCGACCCAACACAGAAGGAATGGAACATCATTGCCGACATTTGCGAAGAGCTCGGCATCATTCCATTCATGGACATTGCCTA TCAAGGATTTGCATCTGGCGATGATCACCACGACGCCTGGGCCGTCCGTCACTTCGTCGGCAGAGGAACGATGGAAGTCTTGGTCGCTCAGTCATTCTCTAAGAGCTTCGGTCTCTACGGCCACCGAGTTGGCGCTCTCCACATCCTCGCTCATGACTCTGCCGCGGTACCTGCCATCAAGTCTAACCTGCTCCAATTTATCGGCTCTGAATACTTGACTCCCTCAGCATGGGGTGCACGCATTGTATCAACAATTCTCAACGATCCTGAACTCACAAAGGAGTGGCGCCAGGACTTGAGGAAGATGAATGCTCGCGTCAAGAGCATGCGAGCGTTTCTGTTCGTCGAGCTCACGAAGCGAGGCACACCTGGCTCTTGGAGACATATCATCGATCAGATCGGCATGTTCTCCTACACTGGTCTCACAGCTTCTCAAGTCAAGACGATGAGGGAGAAACACCACATCTACCTCTTGTCAACAGGAAGAGCGTCCATATCGGGAT TGAATAGCAAGAATGTGTTCAGGGTTGCAGAGGCAATTGACCAAGTTGTACGAGGGGATGCTGGCGTTTGA